Proteins encoded together in one Allomeiothermus silvanus DSM 9946 window:
- a CDS encoding tetratricopeptide repeat protein: MLRTLGELSLEGPETPFRKKKPLLLLVYLTLEGPRSRRHLAELFWPGASDGLNSLSVALTQLRTAGVRLEGEEVLRAEVACDALELQSALARGQLSEARRLYQGRFLEGADDGLPVELEEWVWAKREALAQALWAAHVRQAEALFGLGWAEEARDLVQQARALPGVADVIEAEPELAVFAPEVQRTFFAVQLVGLTRAVELLGLGAEALDFLIGRGLLDTQGQPKLAVPLSVEGRRVALELARKLPLGEAAPLYQLARAHWEASDLPRGRSALLRLARAQAEERPQEALALLAELAPDAELLLLRARALERLGRYREALEMLDELPDSPEKSALRGSVLLRLGQFAEARAEAERAAGGGVYAQAESLNLQGMMLLGQGRFQEAAEAFSRAAVRFLMAGEEVRHLGALGNRAVAMAELGQGEGAFAEVLEAVGEREGLRARLFLNLGVIKERQGQPAEAERLYRESLALAEGNLEAMGRAWNNLGALYHRQGRLAEAKAAYQEALRLAKAGQEWVLTAAVLANLAELTGERASLEEAIALLEEARYTVLAERYRSRLEAFRPS; the protein is encoded by the coding sequence ATGCTGCGCACGTTGGGGGAGTTGTCGCTGGAGGGGCCGGAAACTCCTTTCCGTAAGAAGAAGCCCTTGTTGCTGCTGGTTTATCTGACTTTGGAGGGCCCCCGTTCGAGGCGCCACCTGGCCGAGCTGTTCTGGCCGGGGGCCAGCGACGGCCTCAACAGCCTCTCGGTGGCCCTGACCCAGCTTCGCACGGCGGGTGTGCGGCTAGAAGGCGAGGAGGTGCTGCGGGCCGAGGTGGCCTGTGACGCCCTCGAGCTACAAAGCGCCCTTGCACGGGGGCAGCTTTCGGAAGCCCGCCGCCTCTACCAGGGCCGATTCCTGGAGGGGGCCGACGACGGGCTACCGGTAGAGCTGGAGGAGTGGGTCTGGGCCAAGCGCGAGGCCCTAGCCCAAGCGCTGTGGGCGGCCCATGTGCGGCAGGCCGAGGCGCTTTTTGGCCTGGGCTGGGCCGAAGAGGCTAGAGACCTTGTGCAGCAGGCCCGCGCCCTGCCAGGTGTGGCTGACGTGATAGAGGCTGAGCCGGAGCTAGCAGTCTTCGCACCGGAGGTGCAGCGGACTTTTTTCGCCGTGCAGCTGGTGGGGCTGACCCGCGCGGTGGAGCTTCTGGGTCTGGGCGCGGAGGCCCTGGATTTTCTCATCGGACGCGGGCTGCTCGACACCCAGGGCCAGCCCAAGCTGGCGGTGCCCCTTTCGGTGGAGGGCCGCAGGGTGGCTTTGGAACTGGCCCGCAAGCTTCCCCTTGGGGAGGCTGCTCCCCTGTACCAGCTGGCCCGCGCGCACTGGGAAGCCTCCGACCTGCCCCGCGGACGCAGTGCCCTGCTGCGCCTGGCCAGGGCCCAGGCGGAAGAGCGGCCCCAGGAAGCGCTAGCCCTGCTCGCGGAGCTGGCCCCCGACGCGGAACTCCTGCTCTTGCGGGCGCGGGCTTTGGAGCGGCTGGGCCGGTACAGGGAAGCCCTGGAGATGCTGGACGAGCTGCCCGATAGCCCCGAGAAAAGCGCCCTGCGCGGGAGTGTGCTTTTGCGCCTGGGGCAGTTTGCCGAGGCCCGGGCCGAGGCGGAACGGGCTGCCGGTGGAGGGGTATACGCCCAGGCTGAGTCCCTCAACCTGCAGGGCATGATGCTTTTGGGCCAGGGCCGCTTCCAGGAGGCCGCCGAGGCCTTTAGCCGCGCAGCGGTGCGCTTTCTGATGGCCGGGGAGGAGGTGCGCCACCTGGGGGCTTTGGGCAACCGGGCGGTGGCGATGGCCGAGCTGGGCCAGGGAGAAGGGGCGTTTGCCGAGGTGCTCGAGGCCGTCGGAGAGCGGGAGGGGCTGCGGGCACGGCTTTTCCTCAACCTGGGGGTGATCAAGGAGCGCCAGGGTCAGCCCGCCGAGGCCGAGCGGCTGTACCGGGAGTCGCTGGCCCTGGCCGAGGGCAACCTCGAGGCCATGGGGCGGGCCTGGAACAACCTGGGAGCCCTCTACCACCGCCAGGGGCGGCTGGCGGAGGCCAAGGCGGCCTACCAGGAGGCCTTACGCCTGGCCAAGGCGGGCCAGGAGTGGGTGCTGACCGCGGCAGTGCTGGCCAACCTGGCCGAACTCACCGGCGAGCGGGCCAGCTTAGAAGAGGCCATCGCCCTTTTGGAGGAAGCGCGCTACACCGTGCTGGCCGAGCGTTACCGGAGCCGGCTCGAGGCGTTCAGACCCAGTTAA
- a CDS encoding S8 family serine peptidase, producing MRRWFWLALLVVSACAPSGPSLTLSPTRAALGEEVVARLSGMGSEGAQVFVGGAIATVTAREGNTLRFQVPNVSGGPQVVRVVAGGQEVRATLGVLGQVDRQRILLRLPLNQTPRLPSGFTLERKSDLASCGFTLAELGYAGEALGQALAELEAQDPSYKADPESLWSLSSWGGEAIGAPLAHNRGRRGGGVRVAVLDTGVDPAIPQLPGYDFVEEDAAPQDAFPGGHGTGAAGLVKEVAPDAQIVPVRVCDASGVCRASRVVRGVCWVLQHRSGPTVLSLSLGGDTPVEALKIALQAALGQGIPVAAAAGNQGNQGSPAHYPAALDLPGLVAVAALEQSPSGLKPAPYSTRGTYVDLAAPGTALECTTPGGGMGSCTGTSFATPLVAGAMALWLSAQPNLTPAQLQQNLEQHAKPIPFPPQEVGKGMVDLSVKP from the coding sequence ATGCGCAGATGGTTTTGGTTAGCCTTGTTGGTGGTTTCGGCCTGTGCGCCCTCAGGCCCCAGCCTGACCCTCTCCCCCACCCGGGCCGCCCTGGGGGAGGAGGTGGTGGCCCGGCTCAGCGGGATGGGCTCGGAGGGAGCTCAGGTCTTTGTGGGCGGGGCCATCGCCACGGTGACGGCGCGTGAGGGAAACACCCTGCGCTTCCAGGTGCCGAATGTCTCCGGTGGCCCCCAGGTGGTGCGGGTGGTGGCCGGGGGGCAGGAGGTCCGGGCCACCCTGGGGGTGTTGGGCCAGGTAGACCGCCAGCGTATACTCCTGCGGCTACCCCTGAACCAGACCCCCAGGCTTCCCTCGGGCTTCACCCTGGAACGTAAAAGCGATCTGGCCTCCTGCGGCTTCACCCTGGCCGAGCTGGGGTATGCGGGTGAGGCCCTGGGCCAGGCCCTGGCGGAGCTAGAGGCCCAGGACCCCAGCTACAAGGCCGACCCGGAGAGCCTGTGGAGCCTTTCCAGCTGGGGGGGTGAGGCCATTGGCGCGCCCCTAGCCCACAACCGGGGCCGGCGCGGGGGTGGGGTGCGGGTAGCGGTCCTGGACACCGGGGTGGATCCGGCCATCCCCCAGCTACCCGGCTACGACTTCGTGGAGGAGGACGCCGCCCCCCAGGACGCCTTCCCCGGGGGGCACGGCACCGGGGCGGCAGGCCTGGTGAAGGAGGTAGCCCCGGATGCCCAGATCGTCCCGGTACGGGTCTGCGACGCTTCGGGCGTCTGCCGCGCCAGCCGGGTGGTGCGGGGGGTGTGCTGGGTGTTGCAACACCGCTCGGGGCCCACCGTGCTGAGCCTGAGCCTGGGGGGGGACACCCCGGTGGAGGCCCTCAAGATCGCCCTCCAGGCCGCCCTAGGCCAGGGCATCCCGGTGGCCGCCGCCGCGGGGAACCAGGGCAACCAGGGCAGTCCGGCCCACTACCCCGCGGCCTTGGACCTGCCGGGGCTGGTGGCGGTGGCGGCCTTGGAGCAAAGCCCCTCCGGCCTCAAACCCGCCCCCTATAGCACCCGAGGGACCTATGTGGACCTGGCCGCCCCCGGCACCGCCTTGGAGTGCACCACCCCAGGGGGCGGTATGGGGAGCTGCACCGGCACCTCCTTTGCCACCCCCCTGGTGGCCGGGGCCATGGCCCTGTGGCTTTCGGCCCAGCCCAACCTCACCCCGGCCCAGTTGCAACAGAACCTGGAGCAGCACGCCAAGCCCATCCCCTTCCCCCCCCAGGAGGTCGGGAAGGGGATGGTGGACCTTTCGGTCAAACCCTAA
- a CDS encoding ArsR/SmtB family transcription factor, which produces MESPLHRFKAEFFKALGHPVRLAILDALREGEMSVGRLAEELGLEQPSISQQLSVLRQRGFVETRKEGTSIYYRTADPKVYAFLDLGRAIFERQLKTQSDLLSELQESSPQS; this is translated from the coding sequence ATGGAGTCGCCCTTGCACCGGTTCAAAGCCGAGTTCTTCAAAGCCCTGGGCCATCCCGTGCGCCTGGCCATCCTCGACGCGCTGCGGGAGGGGGAGATGAGCGTGGGAAGGCTGGCCGAGGAGTTGGGGCTCGAGCAGCCCAGCATCTCGCAGCAGCTCTCCGTATTGCGCCAGCGGGGCTTCGTGGAGACCCGCAAGGAGGGTACCAGCATCTACTACCGTACTGCCGACCCCAAAGTGTACGCCTTCCTCGATCTGGGAAGGGCCATTTTCGAGCGCCAGCTTAAGACCCAAAGCGACCTTCTGTCCGAGCTACAGGAAAGCTCTCCCCAGTCGTAA
- a CDS encoding LamG-like jellyroll fold domain-containing protein, with product MKRHLWLSGLLAGLLGACSPSPTISCTTPCPVAHWPLNELPGATSVQDVVANPLFNTGTPKPGSVVAWPGFSGPTSVSGQSGGALYFPGNGDTYVEVPSTPDLNLSYGSLYLEAYVAPVQCGAGAYYPILDKWDKNSANGYTLYLEGVGPGQAQVALRLGGGTFTSSQTFPADFQPPSTGTWTRVAVKVDGTSGTFYVNGNPAGTFTAPAGTTANTLPLWIGAVHTAPAGLFPCEIALDELRVGTVNPIFSGQ from the coding sequence ATGAAACGGCATCTCTGGCTTTCCGGCTTGCTAGCAGGGCTTCTGGGTGCGTGCAGCCCCAGCCCGACGATCTCCTGTACCACCCCCTGCCCCGTGGCCCACTGGCCCCTGAACGAGCTCCCGGGGGCTACCTCGGTCCAGGACGTGGTGGCGAACCCCCTCTTCAACACCGGCACGCCCAAGCCCGGGTCTGTGGTGGCCTGGCCCGGCTTCTCCGGGCCCACCTCGGTCAGCGGGCAGTCCGGGGGAGCCCTCTACTTCCCGGGGAACGGGGACACCTACGTGGAGGTGCCCTCTACCCCGGACCTCAACCTCTCCTACGGAAGCCTCTACCTGGAGGCCTACGTGGCCCCGGTGCAGTGCGGGGCGGGCGCCTACTACCCCATCCTGGACAAGTGGGACAAGAACAGCGCAAACGGGTATACCCTCTACCTGGAGGGCGTGGGTCCGGGGCAGGCGCAGGTGGCCCTTAGGCTCGGCGGGGGAACCTTCACCTCCAGCCAAACCTTCCCCGCCGACTTTCAGCCCCCCTCTACGGGCACCTGGACAAGGGTGGCGGTGAAGGTGGACGGGACGAGCGGCACCTTCTACGTCAACGGGAACCCCGCGGGCACCTTCACCGCTCCTGCAGGGACTACCGCCAATACCCTTCCCCTTTGGATCGGCGCGGTGCACACGGCCCCGGCGGGCCTCTTTCCCTGCGAGATCGCCCTGGACGAGCTGAGGGTGGGCACAGTGAACCCCATCTTTAGCGGCCAGTAA